A single Roseinatronobacter monicus DNA region contains:
- a CDS encoding FecCD family ABC transporter permease produces MVAMPMERGGAQAATGDRSIRARVTILALVGFVAMASVASLGTGAAGVSLTEVLGKWITGEALSVRERVVLFDIRLPRLLTGLLVGASLAVSGAVMQGLFRNPLADPGIVGVGAGAGLGAVLAIVLGALLPPTLLAIAGMHLVPLAAFLGGWATTLILYRVSTRAGRTSVATMLLAGIALGALSGALTGILVYIADDQQLRDLTFWGLGSLAGASWAKLSAAAPIMVLALLAAPLLARALNGLALGEGAAAHLGIAVQRMKNFAILTVAAATGAAVAVSGGIGFIGIVVPHLLRLVMGPDHRFLLPAAALLGAGLLLLADIISRLIIAPAELPIGIVTAVLGGPIFLWILLRRRGIVDM; encoded by the coding sequence ATGGTGGCCATGCCGATGGAGCGCGGCGGCGCGCAGGCCGCAACCGGGGACCGTTCGATCCGCGCGCGTGTTACGATACTGGCGCTGGTGGGGTTTGTCGCTATGGCCTCGGTTGCATCCTTGGGCACTGGGGCTGCGGGCGTGTCCCTGACCGAAGTCTTGGGCAAATGGATAACAGGCGAGGCGCTGAGCGTGCGTGAACGCGTGGTGCTGTTCGACATCCGCCTGCCGCGCTTGCTGACGGGGCTGCTGGTCGGGGCGTCACTGGCTGTATCGGGGGCGGTCATGCAAGGACTGTTTCGCAACCCGTTGGCCGATCCGGGCATTGTGGGTGTGGGGGCTGGTGCGGGTCTGGGGGCTGTGCTGGCGATTGTACTGGGCGCGCTTTTGCCCCCGACCCTGCTGGCGATTGCAGGTATGCATCTGGTGCCGCTGGCGGCGTTTCTGGGGGGCTGGGCGACAACGCTGATCCTGTACCGCGTGTCTACGCGGGCAGGGCGCACATCGGTGGCGACCATGCTGCTGGCGGGCATTGCGCTGGGCGCGCTGTCGGGGGCATTGACCGGTATTCTGGTTTATATCGCGGACGACCAGCAACTGCGCGATCTGACCTTTTGGGGGCTGGGGTCACTGGCGGGCGCAAGCTGGGCCAAGCTGTCAGCGGCGGCACCGATCATGGTTCTGGCGCTGCTGGCCGCCCCCCTGCTGGCGCGCGCACTCAACGGGCTTGCCTTGGGCGAAGGGGCGGCGGCGCATCTGGGCATCGCAGTGCAGCGGATGAAGAACTTCGCCATTCTGACAGTCGCTGCGGCAACGGGCGCTGCGGTCGCAGTGTCGGGCGGGATCGGCTTTATCGGGATTGTCGTGCCGCATTTGCTGCGGCTGGTCATGGGGCCGGATCATCGCTTCTTGCTGCCTGCGGCGGCACTTCTGGGCGCGGGGTTGCTCTTGCTGGCCGACATCATCTCGCGCCTGATTATCGCGCCTGCGGAACTGCCCATCGGCATTGTCACCGCTGTTCTGGGCGGGCCGATCTTCCTGTGGATATTGCTGCGCCGGCGCGGCATCGTGGATATGTGA
- a CDS encoding heme/hemin ABC transporter substrate-binding protein yields the protein MMLRYTLLLAALATPLSAQDRVVVVGGGLAEIVYALGQDHRLVGRDTTASFPPAVEALPDVGYMRALSPEGLLALDPDLILASEGSGPSETVQIMQAAAVPFVQVTEDPSPSAVLERVKTVARHLDAVQAGDALVAQLEAEFAALSEATGAVTTPKRVMFVLSAQGGRINAAGRDTGASAMIELAGGANAFDDFAGYRLLSDEAITAAAPDVILMMDRGGDHALSDAEILAHPALGLTPAAENAAVLRMNGIYLLGFGPRTAEAAQDLHRALYPAPQQEG from the coding sequence ATGATGCTGCGATACACCCTACTTCTCGCGGCGCTTGCCACCCCGCTGAGCGCACAGGACCGCGTTGTCGTTGTCGGCGGTGGGTTGGCGGAAATCGTCTATGCGCTGGGGCAGGACCACCGCCTTGTCGGGCGCGACACAACCGCCAGCTTCCCCCCCGCGGTCGAAGCACTGCCGGATGTCGGCTATATGCGCGCCCTCTCGCCCGAGGGGTTGTTGGCGCTGGACCCTGACCTGATCCTTGCTTCAGAAGGGTCTGGCCCGTCCGAGACTGTGCAGATCATGCAGGCAGCCGCGGTCCCGTTTGTGCAGGTGACCGAAGACCCAAGCCCGTCTGCGGTGCTGGAGCGCGTGAAAACCGTCGCCCGGCACCTCGATGCAGTACAAGCGGGTGACGCGCTGGTCGCACAGCTAGAGGCCGAGTTCGCCGCCCTGTCCGAAGCGACCGGTGCTGTGACAACGCCCAAGCGGGTGATGTTCGTGCTGTCGGCGCAGGGCGGTCGCATCAATGCGGCGGGGCGGGACACAGGGGCCAGTGCGATGATAGAACTGGCGGGCGGTGCCAATGCCTTTGACGATTTTGCAGGCTACCGCCTGCTCAGCGACGAGGCGATTACTGCCGCTGCCCCTGATGTGATCCTGATGATGGACCGTGGCGGGGATCACGCGCTTTCAGATGCCGAAATACTGGCCCATCCTGCGCTGGGGCTGACCCCTGCGGCAGAGAATGCAGCGGTGCTGCGCATGAATGGCATCTATCTGCTGGGCTTTGGTCCGCGCACGGCGGAAGCCGCGCAAGATCTGCACCGCGCCCTCTACCCCGCGCCGCAGCAAGAGGGCTGA
- a CDS encoding hemin-degrading factor, which produces MTLDTLAPVSPADLRRARADAPKTRARDLADTLGVTEAALVAAHVDGVKVVRIDPAVDRLMPAIQALGDVMALTRNVSCVHELTGTYEDFHSGPHASMVLGAEIDLRMFPKHWVHGFALLDGPCPSVQVFDAAGDAVHKVFLTDVSDRAAFDRLVQDLRLGDQSDDITLAARKPVEAAKLRHDKADELRSEWGALTDTHQFLRLASKLKMNRLGAYRVAGAPWAFELATGAVTKLLHAAAKDAIALMIFVGNQGCIQIHGGPVARVEPMGPWINVLDPRFNLHLRADHIAEAWHVIKPIRDGMAHSIEAFDADGALIVQIFGKRDPDTAAFTALVEGLPRKAGE; this is translated from the coding sequence ATGACGCTGGACACTCTCGCCCCCGTTTCCCCCGCCGATCTGCGCCGCGCCCGCGCAGACGCCCCAAAAACCCGCGCCCGCGATCTGGCCGACACTTTGGGCGTGACCGAAGCCGCGCTGGTCGCCGCCCATGTCGATGGCGTAAAAGTGGTGCGGATTGATCCCGCGGTGGACCGGCTGATGCCTGCCATTCAAGCGCTGGGCGATGTTATGGCGCTGACGCGCAATGTGTCTTGTGTGCATGAACTTACCGGCACTTATGAAGATTTTCATTCCGGCCCACATGCCTCGATGGTGCTGGGCGCAGAGATCGACCTGCGGATGTTTCCCAAGCATTGGGTGCATGGCTTTGCGCTATTGGACGGCCCGTGCCCCTCGGTACAGGTGTTCGATGCGGCGGGCGATGCGGTTCATAAGGTGTTTCTGACCGATGTGTCGGACCGCGCCGCTTTTGATCGGTTGGTGCAGGATTTGCGGCTGGGCGATCAGTCGGATGACATCACCCTTGCCGCGCGCAAGCCCGTGGAAGCGGCGAAGCTGCGGCACGACAAGGCTGATGAATTGCGCAGTGAATGGGGCGCGCTGACCGATACCCACCAATTCCTGCGCCTTGCCTCGAAACTGAAGATGAACCGCCTTGGCGCGTATCGCGTGGCGGGGGCCCCTTGGGCATTCGAGCTGGCCACGGGCGCGGTCACGAAGCTTTTGCACGCGGCGGCCAAGGATGCGATTGCGCTGATGATCTTTGTGGGCAATCAGGGCTGCATCCAGATCCACGGCGGGCCTGTCGCACGGGTAGAGCCGATGGGGCCATGGATCAATGTGCTGGACCCGCGCTTTAACCTGCATCTGCGCGCCGATCATATTGCGGAAGCCTGGCATGTGATCAAACCGATCCGCGACGGCATGGCCCATTCCATCGAGGCATTCGATGCGGACGGTGCCCTGATCGTGCAGATCTTCGGCAAACGCGACCCCGATACCGCTGCCTTTACGGCACTGGTCGAGGGATTGCCGCGCAAGGCGGGGGAATAA
- a CDS encoding MotA/TolQ/ExbB proton channel family protein has protein sequence MTGILDSVQEFLALGGPVVAILLAMSVLALALVLVKLWQFQRAGLGAHGPILAALDQFDRGARTAALQQAAGARNHLAPLAVLALRAEGEGEALRARLTGLAEEAIARLQSGFRLLDSIAQVAPLLGLFGTVLGMITAFQALQEAGANVDPSALAGGIWVALLTTAVGLGVAMPAALVLTWFEARVAREARLAIQIVDVALCAGLAQEVCPLEAPHNTGLAHA, from the coding sequence ATGACCGGCATTCTGGACTCCGTACAGGAATTTCTGGCCCTTGGCGGCCCTGTTGTGGCGATTCTTCTGGCCATGTCGGTGCTGGCGCTGGCGCTGGTGCTGGTCAAGCTGTGGCAATTCCAGCGCGCGGGGCTGGGTGCGCATGGCCCGATCCTTGCAGCATTGGACCAGTTCGACCGTGGCGCGCGCACTGCCGCGTTGCAACAGGCGGCAGGGGCGCGCAACCATCTGGCCCCGCTCGCTGTTCTGGCATTGCGCGCCGAGGGCGAAGGCGAGGCGCTGCGCGCGCGCCTGACGGGCCTTGCAGAAGAGGCCATCGCGCGGTTGCAATCGGGCTTTCGCCTGCTGGATTCCATCGCACAGGTGGCCCCGCTTCTGGGCTTGTTCGGCACGGTTCTGGGCATGATTACAGCGTTTCAGGCGTTGCAGGAAGCGGGCGCGAATGTGGACCCCTCTGCATTGGCCGGCGGCATTTGGGTCGCACTGCTGACGACGGCGGTGGGGCTTGGCGTGGCGATGCCCGCAGCTCTTGTGCTGACATGGTTCGAAGCGCGCGTCGCACGCGAGGCGCGGCTGGCAATCCAGATCGTTGATGTGGCGCTGTGTGCGGGGTTGGCGCAAGAGGTCTGCCCGCTGGAGGCACCCCATAACACCGGTCTTGCCCATGCCTGA
- a CDS encoding biopolymer transporter ExbD produces the protein MTSLIDVIFLLLLFFMLSSTFARQGELPLDLAMGGAATPPDTPPAFIQLRQDGLRLDATETTPEALRSELQARGEGVLLLTLGEGVGAQGFAEILHLLQGLSGWRLAVLGAAP, from the coding sequence ATGACATCGCTTATCGATGTGATCTTCCTGTTGCTGTTGTTCTTCATGCTCAGTTCCACCTTTGCGCGGCAGGGCGAATTGCCGCTTGATCTGGCGATGGGCGGGGCTGCAACGCCCCCTGACACCCCGCCTGCCTTTATCCAGTTGCGCCAAGACGGGTTGCGGCTGGACGCGACCGAGACAACGCCCGAAGCGCTGCGCTCTGAATTGCAAGCGCGCGGCGAAGGGGTGCTGCTGCTAACCTTGGGGGAAGGTGTTGGCGCGCAGGGATTTGCCGAAATCTTGCACCTGCTGCAAGGGCTGTCCGGCTGGCGGCTGGCCGTGCTGGGGGCCGCACCATGA
- a CDS encoding ExbD/TolR family protein, producing MRRALALTPRNRAEPTIALINIVFLMLIFFLIAGSLAPRPDADVALVALNEITTEPPSDALVMLADGSLRHAGQMLTSEAAIAEFAGAARVRLLPDRAAPATDLVALAQGLRAAGVAELVIVTERGLP from the coding sequence ATGAGGCGCGCATTAGCCCTCACCCCGCGCAACCGCGCCGAACCCACGATTGCGCTGATCAATATCGTGTTTCTGATGCTGATCTTTTTTCTGATCGCAGGCAGTCTTGCACCGCGTCCGGATGCTGACGTGGCGCTGGTCGCCCTCAACGAGATCACGACCGAGCCGCCCTCGGACGCGCTGGTCATGCTGGCCGATGGCAGTTTGCGCCATGCGGGTCAGATGCTCACCTCCGAAGCGGCCATAGCCGAATTTGCAGGGGCGGCGCGGGTGCGGCTGTTGCCAGACCGCGCAGCACCGGCGACCGATCTGGTCGCCTTGGCCCAAGGCTTGCGCGCCGCAGGGGTCGCGGAGTTGGTGATCGTGACCGAACGGGGGCTGCCATGA
- a CDS encoding energy transducer TonB translates to MNATSLLRACPQRDGCPLVRPRDLRRLNITPRLKTVAFAAGVSVLVHLGAMAALAPRETALIAGGGEDAPAALGTSFADFAEGLLTPSDSELVDPDTAEMPKPEALPEPLSPAPSAPTQPAPALPIAADPSEAVLPAAPEQDQPSVTLELAEAAPQIDIAEATRPEALAPDTSPTERAPETSRKPPPRPDRTAQAQPTRQPPAPQGNAPQTATRGSQQGTQGQAASEAPARAQATAQGNAAASNYPGEVLRRIQRVRQARSPARGQVLVSFSVGQNGALAAVSVARSSGHAGLDQTALDHIRRAAPFPPPPNGAQRQFSFEFVGR, encoded by the coding sequence ATGAACGCCACAAGCCTATTGCGCGCCTGCCCACAACGGGACGGGTGCCCGCTGGTGCGCCCGCGCGACCTGCGCCGCCTGAACATCACACCGCGCCTGAAAACCGTTGCGTTTGCGGCTGGCGTGTCGGTGTTGGTGCATCTGGGCGCGATGGCCGCCCTTGCACCGCGCGAAACCGCCCTCATCGCGGGCGGGGGCGAGGATGCGCCCGCCGCCCTTGGCACCAGCTTTGCCGATTTCGCCGAAGGGTTACTGACCCCGAGCGACTCCGAGCTTGTGGACCCCGACACGGCGGAGATGCCAAAGCCTGAAGCCCTGCCCGAACCCCTATCGCCCGCACCATCAGCGCCCACGCAACCCGCCCCAGCCCTGCCCATTGCTGCCGACCCAAGCGAAGCGGTGTTGCCTGCCGCACCGGAACAGGACCAGCCTTCGGTCACACTGGAACTGGCAGAAGCGGCACCACAAATTGACATAGCCGAGGCGACCCGCCCCGAAGCACTTGCCCCGGACACCTCCCCCACCGAGCGCGCGCCCGAGACAAGCCGCAAGCCGCCACCGCGACCGGACCGCACAGCGCAGGCGCAACCGACCCGCCAGCCCCCCGCGCCGCAAGGCAACGCCCCCCAAACGGCCACACGCGGCAGCCAGCAAGGCACGCAGGGCCAAGCGGCCAGCGAAGCACCCGCACGCGCGCAGGCCACCGCGCAAGGCAATGCGGCGGCGTCAAACTACCCCGGCGAAGTGCTGCGGCGCATACAGCGTGTGCGTCAGGCCCGAAGCCCTGCGCGCGGGCAGGTGCTGGTCAGTTTCAGCGTTGGCCAGAATGGAGCCTTGGCCGCCGTCTCGGTCGCGCGCTCGTCCGGCCATGCGGGCCTTGACCAGACCGCTCTCGACCACATCCGCCGCGCAGCCCCTTTTCCGCCCCCCCCCAATGGCGCGCAACGCCAGTTCAGTTTCGAGTTTGTGGGCCGATAG
- a CDS encoding class I SAM-dependent DNA methyltransferase produces the protein MAEDSRDEPLTSLRAGTTDAQAVQTYYDDWADSYDAELDSWHYRAPEDAADLLLPHLAAGQRVLDVGCGTGLLGRALCARAKVSVDGLDISTASLQQAQRRGLYHQLTQHDLQNLPLPVPDNAYDVAASIGVLTYIADAGALLRDLCRAVRSGGMIAFTQRTDLWQERRFDDMIARIEGAGLWQRHHISTPKPYLPRNAEFADDIRVIHTLCRVV, from the coding sequence ATGGCTGAGGATTCGCGCGATGAACCTCTTACGTCGCTGCGCGCGGGCACGACCGATGCCCAAGCCGTGCAGACCTATTATGACGACTGGGCCGACAGCTACGATGCAGAACTGGACTCGTGGCACTACCGCGCACCAGAGGATGCAGCCGATCTGCTTCTGCCGCATCTTGCAGCCGGTCAGCGCGTTCTGGATGTCGGATGCGGCACCGGGTTGCTGGGGCGGGCCTTGTGCGCGCGGGCCAAGGTGTCGGTTGATGGTCTGGATATCTCCACCGCGTCACTGCAACAGGCGCAAAGGCGCGGCCTGTATCACCAGTTGACGCAGCACGATCTACAAAATCTGCCCTTGCCAGTGCCTGACAACGCCTATGATGTCGCTGCATCAATCGGCGTGCTGACTTATATCGCGGATGCCGGGGCCCTGCTGCGCGACCTGTGCCGCGCGGTGCGCAGCGGCGGCATGATCGCGTTCACCCAGCGCACCGATCTGTGGCAGGAGCGGCGCTTTGACGACATGATTGCGCGGATCGAGGGGGCGGGCCTTTGGCAGCGGCACCATATCAGCACGCCAAAACCCTATCTGCCGCGCAATGCCGAGTTTGCAGACGATATCAGGGTTATTCACACGCTTTGCCGCGTTGTCTGA
- a CDS encoding AMP-binding protein, with protein sequence MSRSVLPAGRDWAALRAQFQWPHPAQHNIALRCCDSWAARAPDKTALIDVASDGTARHWSYGEMARASDRLAQSFRARGVRRGDRVAVLLQQGPAVLISHFAALKLGAIVLPLFTLFGPDALLFRLGDSGARVIVTDIGDLDKIMSLRAQLPELREIYALNGAAAPVRDFWAEIAAASPHLDPVHIGPDDPAMIIYTSGTTGAPKGALHAHRFLSGHLPSVELHHAFFPQPGDTGWTPADWAWIGGLMNMALPCLYYGVPLVSHRMRKFDPDAAFDLIARHGVRNLFLPPTALKLMRDARVPQSVNIRSIGSGGESLGVEVLEWGRTALNTHINEFYGQTECNLMVTSCASVMDTVPGCMGKATPGFDVAIIHDDGTALPDGEVGEIAVRKGTPAMFLRYWNQPAQTAEKFIGAWMRTGDLGVRDGQGNFRYVAREDDVITSAGYRIGPSEIEDCLTGHPDVVMAAVVGVPDPIRTQSVCAYVVLRAGADEAGLDAALIERVRSRISPHLAPRKVVFRDSLPMTATGKIMRRALRDAEQGS encoded by the coding sequence ATGAGCAGATCGGTCTTGCCTGCTGGCCGCGACTGGGCGGCGTTGCGCGCGCAGTTTCAATGGCCGCACCCTGCGCAGCACAATATCGCGCTGCGCTGTTGTGACAGTTGGGCCGCCCGCGCGCCCGACAAGACCGCCCTGATTGACGTGGCCAGCGATGGGACCGCGCGACACTGGAGTTATGGCGAGATGGCCCGCGCCTCGGACCGTCTGGCGCAGTCATTTCGCGCGCGCGGTGTGCGGCGCGGGGACCGTGTGGCGGTGCTGTTGCAGCAAGGGCCAGCCGTGCTGATAAGCCATTTCGCCGCCCTGAAACTGGGCGCAATCGTCCTGCCGCTGTTCACCCTGTTCGGGCCGGACGCGCTGTTGTTTCGCTTGGGCGACAGTGGCGCGCGCGTGATCGTCACGGATATTGGCGATCTGGACAAGATCATGTCCCTGCGCGCGCAACTGCCGGAACTGCGCGAAATCTATGCGCTGAACGGCGCTGCTGCCCCTGTGCGGGATTTCTGGGCGGAAATCGCCGCCGCCAGCCCGCATCTGGACCCCGTGCATATAGGGCCGGATGATCCGGCGATGATTATCTATACATCTGGCACAACCGGTGCGCCCAAGGGCGCGCTGCATGCGCACCGCTTTCTGAGCGGGCATCTGCCCTCGGTCGAGTTGCATCATGCGTTCTTCCCCCAGCCCGGCGATACGGGCTGGACTCCTGCCGATTGGGCATGGATCGGAGGGTTGATGAATATGGCCCTGCCATGCCTCTATTACGGGGTGCCGCTGGTCAGCCACCGTATGCGGAAATTCGACCCTGATGCGGCCTTTGATCTGATCGCGCGGCACGGGGTGCGCAATCTGTTTCTGCCGCCCACAGCGCTGAAGCTGATGCGCGATGCGCGCGTGCCCCAATCCGTGAATATCCGCTCTATCGGGTCCGGGGGCGAGAGTCTGGGCGTTGAGGTGCTGGAGTGGGGACGCACGGCCCTGAACACGCATATCAACGAATTTTATGGCCAGACAGAGTGCAATCTGATGGTCACAAGCTGCGCGAGTGTCATGGACACGGTGCCGGGGTGTATGGGCAAGGCCACACCGGGGTTCGACGTGGCGATTATCCATGATGATGGCACGGCCCTGCCTGACGGTGAGGTTGGCGAAATAGCTGTGCGCAAAGGCACTCCGGCGATGTTCCTGCGCTACTGGAACCAGCCCGCGCAGACGGCTGAGAAGTTTATCGGCGCATGGATGCGAACAGGCGATCTTGGGGTGCGCGACGGGCAGGGCAATTTCAGATATGTTGCGCGCGAGGATGATGTCATCACCTCGGCTGGCTATCGTATCGGCCCAAGCGAGATTGAGGATTGCCTTACAGGGCATCCCGATGTGGTGATGGCCGCTGTTGTGGGTGTTCCAGACCCCATACGAACCCAATCCGTTTGCGCCTATGTGGTGCTGCGCGCGGGCGCTGACGAGGCCGGACTGGACGCCGCGCTGATTGAACGTGTGCGCAGTCGCATCAGCCCCCATCTGGCCCCGCGCAAGGTGGTCTTTCGTGACAGCTTGCCCATGACAGCGACAGGCAAGATCATGCGCCGCGCGTTGCGCGATGCTGAACAGGGGTCGTGA
- the chrA gene encoding chromate efflux transporter, producing the protein MTDEVEHTDPHPKDQSQGTAGEVFLAFLKLGLTSFGGPIAHLGYFRDELVTRRRWLNDSAYADLVALCQFLPGPASSQVGFALGLMRAGWLGALAAFVAFTLPSALVLLVFAMTATNIAGPVGTGALNGLKIVAVAIIAQAVWGMAKNLCPDKERALIAVAAVAVLAFVPGAFGMVGAIVLGAVAGLMLGRGAGTPVGGHVTMPGSRGVALGALVAFFALLALLPLLAGQGQGFAVIDSFYRAGALVFGGGHVVLPLLQAEVVSPGWVSPDDFLAGYGAAQAVPGPLFTFAAYLGAVLGPDPSGMAGAALALGAVFLPGFLLLVGVLPYWDQFRAMARAQSIMQGANAAVVGILGAALYSPVFTSAIGDMRDFALALVCFVLLMAWKAPPWAVVIVAALGGVGLALVG; encoded by the coding sequence ATGACAGATGAGGTCGAGCACACCGACCCCCACCCAAAGGACCAAAGCCAAGGCACAGCGGGCGAGGTGTTCTTGGCGTTTCTAAAGCTGGGTCTGACCTCGTTCGGCGGGCCAATCGCGCATCTGGGCTATTTCCGCGATGAATTGGTCACGCGGCGGCGCTGGCTGAATGACAGTGCTTATGCCGATCTGGTGGCGCTATGCCAGTTCCTGCCCGGTCCGGCTTCCTCTCAGGTCGGGTTTGCGCTGGGGCTGATGCGCGCGGGCTGGTTGGGGGCACTGGCGGCGTTTGTCGCCTTTACGCTGCCATCCGCGCTGGTGCTGCTGGTCTTTGCCATGACAGCAACCAACATCGCCGGGCCTGTGGGAACAGGTGCGCTGAACGGGCTGAAGATTGTCGCAGTTGCCATCATCGCCCAAGCCGTCTGGGGCATGGCAAAGAACCTCTGCCCCGACAAGGAGCGCGCGTTGATTGCCGTGGCCGCTGTTGCCGTGCTGGCGTTTGTGCCGGGAGCGTTTGGCATGGTGGGCGCGATTGTGCTGGGCGCAGTGGCGGGGCTGATGCTGGGGCGCGGGGCGGGAACCCCTGTTGGCGGCCATGTCACCATGCCGGGATCACGCGGGGTGGCACTGGGGGCGCTGGTTGCGTTTTTCGCGCTGCTCGCCTTGCTGCCGCTGCTGGCCGGGCAAGGGCAGGGTTTCGCGGTAATCGACAGCTTCTACCGCGCGGGCGCGCTGGTATTTGGGGGCGGGCATGTGGTGCTGCCGCTGTTGCAGGCCGAAGTTGTGTCCCCCGGTTGGGTGTCGCCAGATGATTTCCTTGCCGGATACGGGGCGGCTCAAGCGGTGCCGGGGCCGCTTTTCACCTTTGCGGCCTATCTGGGCGCAGTGCTGGGGCCGGACCCAAGCGGCATGGCCGGAGCGGCGCTGGCGCTGGGGGCGGTGTTTTTGCCGGGGTTCTTGCTGCTGGTCGGTGTGCTGCCCTATTGGGACCAGTTTCGCGCAATGGCGCGCGCGCAATCCATCATGCAGGGCGCGAATGCGGCTGTGGTCGGTATTCTGGGGGCGGCGCTGTATTCGCCTGTCTTTACCAGTGCCATTGGCGATATGCGCGATTTCGCGCTGGCGCTGGTTTGTTTCGTGCTGCTGATGGCATGGAAAGCCCCGCCTTGGGCGGTGGTGATCGTCGCGGCTTTGGGTGGGGTGGGTCTGGCCTTGGTGGGCTAG
- a CDS encoding phosphoenolpyruvate hydrolase family protein: MTVALNHMLQKRAPGSGMLLIGGAIGVGMTAEAAVRGGADFLLALNAGRYRVMGAASLAALLPLSNANQFTDTFARREILDRVSVPVLFGASCFDPATSPEQLVQQACDVGYQGIVNFPSSIHFDGRFRQSLEEAGLGFAREAHMLALARRAGLLTLGYAKTRAEIAQLIEAEVAMICLNFGWNAGGVQSVAQSFTIAEAADRARRIFTSIRARAPETLCFVEGGPIINPDDMFRVCDEARADGYVGGSTLDRVPLEFSVTERTSAFKAFGLLKQANTAQTRELGRTARIAGIVGQSEFVLAVLEQVTRLAATRIPALICGEAGLGRGALARALHPLSERTGPLLTLRAANPKADPEALLFGEAPRRQGMLARSGATVVIENAEALSTVVQARLADWLEQDMPGLVGSLRDPAGPEHGARLVLVCQPEAGGEPALIAALAQCLQAGKIEIPPLRERPEDVPALARHRLAVLGGTRQISADGYRLLLAHGWPGNTPELRAVIDRAALHTEGNTIGSAALSAAIGHGPSGDGADDDALVQPLSERDWLLDALRRNRFRRGDTAAYLGVSRKTLYNKMRRMGLLE; encoded by the coding sequence ATGACAGTTGCACTGAACCACATGTTGCAAAAACGCGCGCCCGGCAGCGGAATGCTGTTGATTGGCGGGGCAATTGGCGTGGGCATGACCGCCGAGGCGGCTGTGCGCGGCGGGGCTGATTTTTTGCTGGCGCTGAATGCGGGGCGCTACCGGGTGATGGGCGCGGCCTCGCTGGCGGCATTGCTGCCGCTGAGCAATGCAAACCAGTTCACCGATACATTTGCGCGCCGCGAGATACTGGACCGCGTCTCGGTGCCGGTTCTGTTTGGCGCGTCGTGCTTTGATCCGGCGACCAGCCCTGAGCAGCTTGTGCAGCAGGCCTGCGATGTCGGCTATCAGGGCATCGTCAACTTTCCGTCTTCGATTCATTTTGATGGCCGGTTCCGCCAGTCACTGGAAGAAGCCGGTCTGGGTTTCGCCCGCGAGGCGCATATGCTGGCACTGGCGCGGCGCGCGGGGCTGTTGACCCTTGGCTATGCCAAAACCCGCGCCGAGATTGCCCAACTGATCGAGGCAGAGGTGGCCATGATCTGCCTGAATTTTGGCTGGAATGCGGGGGGTGTGCAATCTGTGGCGCAAAGCTTCACCATTGCAGAAGCGGCCGACCGCGCGCGGCGTATCTTCACCTCGATCCGCGCCCGCGCGCCCGAAACGCTGTGCTTTGTCGAAGGGGGGCCGATCATCAACCCCGATGACATGTTTCGCGTCTGCGACGAGGCGCGCGCCGATGGTTATGTCGGCGGCTCCACACTCGACCGTGTGCCGCTGGAATTTTCGGTGACCGAGCGGACCTCTGCGTTCAAGGCCTTCGGGCTGTTGAAGCAAGCCAACACCGCGCAAACGCGCGAGTTGGGCCGCACGGCGCGGATTGCGGGCATTGTGGGGCAGTCGGAATTTGTGCTGGCGGTGTTGGAACAAGTCACACGGCTGGCGGCTACGCGCATTCCCGCCCTGATCTGTGGCGAGGCGGGTCTGGGTCGCGGGGCATTGGCGCGCGCGCTGCATCCGCTTTCCGAGCGCACTGGCCCCTTGCTGACGCTGCGTGCCGCGAACCCGAAGGCTGATCCCGAAGCGCTTTTGTTCGGTGAAGCGCCGCGTCGCCAAGGGATGCTGGCCAGATCGGGCGCAACCGTCGTGATCGAGAATGCCGAGGCCCTCTCCACCGTTGTGCAAGCCAGGCTTGCCGATTGGCTGGAGCAAGACATGCCGGGCCTTGTCGGCAGCCTGCGCGACCCCGCTGGCCCCGAGCATGGCGCGCGGCTGGTGCTTGTCTGCCAGCCCGAGGCCGGGGGCGAACCGGCCCTGATTGCAGCACTGGCCCAATGCCTTCAGGCAGGCAAGATCGAGATCCCCCCTTTGCGCGAACGCCCCGAGGATGTGCCTGCCCTTGCCCGCCACCGGCTGGCGGTGCTTGGGGGCACGCGACAGATTTCAGCCGATGGCTATCGGCTGTTGCTGGCCCATGGCTGGCCCGGCAACACACCAGAGCTGCGCGCGGTCATTGACCGCGCGGCCCTTCACACCGAAGGCAACACCATCGGGTCGGCGGCCTTGTCGGCAGCAATCGGGCATGGCCCCTCTGGTGACGGCGCGGATGACGATGCGCTTGTTCAACCGCTGAGCGAGCGGGACTGGTTGCTGGACGCGCTGCGCCGCAACCGTTTCCGGCGCGGGGACACCGCCGCCTATCTGGGCGTGTCGCGCAAGACACTGTACAACAAGATGCGCCGCATGGGGTTGCTGGAATAG